The Fervidibacillus albus genome contains a region encoding:
- a CDS encoding M24 family metallopeptidase, translating to MKKLEKLRNEFSLFGIEALLITNPYNRRYMTNFTGSAGVALITEKEAYFITDFRYVEQAKKQAAGYEIVQHRGSIAEEIDRICKEKKLTKIGFEEQHLTVAVYKGYEQQISASLVPVSNIVEKIRLIKTEDEIKILKVAADIADAAFKHILDFIRPGKTELEVSNELEFFMRKIGATSSSFDTIVASGFRSALPHGVATDKPIEKGDIVTLDYGALYNGYVSDITRTIAVGEPKDELKKIYEIVLEAQLRGVEQIRPGMTGKEADAITRDYITEKGFGEYFGHSTGHGIGLEVHEGPALSLKSETILEPGMVVTVEPGIYVPNLGGVRIEDDLFITENGNERLTHSAKELIIL from the coding sequence ATGAAAAAATTAGAAAAACTGAGGAACGAATTTTCCCTTTTCGGAATTGAGGCGCTATTGATAACGAATCCGTATAATCGTCGTTATATGACGAATTTTACCGGAAGTGCTGGTGTTGCTTTGATTACAGAGAAAGAAGCTTACTTTATCACAGATTTTCGTTATGTCGAACAGGCGAAAAAACAAGCGGCCGGCTATGAAATCGTTCAACATCGCGGATCGATCGCTGAAGAAATCGACCGAATTTGTAAAGAGAAAAAACTGACGAAAATCGGTTTTGAAGAACAACATTTAACCGTAGCCGTTTATAAAGGGTACGAACAACAAATTTCCGCCTCCCTCGTTCCCGTATCCAATATTGTTGAAAAAATCCGCTTGATAAAAACCGAAGATGAGATTAAGATATTAAAGGTGGCTGCGGATATAGCAGATGCGGCATTTAAGCATATATTGGATTTTATCCGTCCTGGAAAAACGGAATTGGAAGTATCCAACGAACTCGAATTTTTCATGCGAAAAATCGGTGCTACTTCTTCATCCTTTGATACGATTGTCGCATCCGGTTTTCGTTCTGCCCTTCCCCACGGTGTGGCGACCGATAAACCGATTGAAAAGGGCGATATCGTTACTTTAGATTACGGTGCCCTTTATAATGGATACGTATCCGATATTACTCGAACGATCGCTGTTGGGGAACCGAAAGATGAATTGAAAAAAATTTACGAAATCGTCCTCGAAGCGCAGTTGAGAGGTGTCGAACAAATCAGACCTGGCATGACGGGGAAAGAAGCCGATGCCATTACGAGGGATTACATTACCGAAAAAGGATTCGGTGAATATTTCGGCCATTCGACTGGTCACGGCATCGGTTTAGAAGTTCACGAAGGTCCCGCCCTATCACTTAAATCTGAAACGATTCTCGAACCGGGTATGGTCGTTACCGTCGAACCGGGAATTTATGTTCCAAATC
- a CDS encoding YqhR family membrane protein has product MRDRKLEQNKREKPISVIKSSAITGFFGGLFWGTFGLIAYFFHFTEIRPNVVLEPWVMADWKVGWQGTVLSLIFLGIFGMIAAYIYYFTLRRFESFWIGIFYGIALFLLVFFVFNPLFPNLNPITELKGNTIVTTVCLYVLFGVFIGYSISYDYYEMVRQEQKDREIVEEKGLD; this is encoded by the coding sequence TTGCGTGATCGAAAATTGGAACAAAATAAGCGGGAAAAACCGATTTCAGTTATCAAAAGTTCGGCAATTACTGGCTTTTTTGGTGGATTATTTTGGGGGACGTTTGGTTTAATTGCCTACTTTTTCCATTTTACAGAAATCCGCCCGAATGTCGTCTTGGAACCGTGGGTAATGGCTGATTGGAAAGTTGGCTGGCAAGGAACGGTTCTTTCCTTAATTTTTTTAGGAATATTCGGTATGATTGCCGCCTATATTTATTATTTTACATTAAGACGATTCGAAAGTTTTTGGATCGGGATTTTTTATGGTATCGCCCTCTTTCTCCTCGTGTTTTTCGTGTTCAATCCTTTGTTTCCGAATTTAAATCCAATCACCGAGTTAAAGGGGAATACGATTGTTACGACTGTTTGCCTTTACGTACTGTTCGGCGTATTTATTGGATACTCGATTTCCTATGACTATTATGAAATGGTGCGACAAGAACAAAAGGATCGTGAAATCGTGGAAGAAAAGGGACTGGATTAA
- a CDS encoding SA1362 family protein, whose protein sequence is MKRKTPVFVYILFLFALLGFGTLLMTNPGALVRYFVGTMIVIAILLLVFKFFSPSNIVRTEEDRAFAKAAKYSKKRLKKKLTSKKKGPRSKQALRKHPKHLTVIEGKKGKRKSRALH, encoded by the coding sequence ATGAAAAGAAAAACGCCGGTCTTTGTGTATATTTTGTTTCTTTTTGCGCTCCTCGGATTTGGAACACTTTTAATGACAAATCCCGGTGCACTCGTTCGATATTTCGTTGGGACAATGATTGTAATCGCTATCCTTTTGCTCGTCTTTAAATTTTTCTCCCCTTCCAACATCGTTCGAACCGAAGAAGATCGAGCTTTTGCGAAGGCTGCGAAATACTCGAAAAAAAGATTGAAAAAAAAATTGACGAGCAAAAAAAAGGGCCCCCGTTCCAAACAAGCACTGCGCAAACATCCAAAACATTTAACGGTAATCGAAGGAAAAAAAGGAAAAAGGAAGAGCCGCGCCCTCCACTAA